From a single Phragmites australis chromosome 7, lpPhrAust1.1, whole genome shotgun sequence genomic region:
- the LOC133924448 gene encoding elongator complex protein 3, whose amino-acid sequence MAAAAAVAAEQPRRRKPAPGRGGVVLQAGLSEEEARVRAIAEIVSAMGELSRRGEDVDLNALKSAACRRYGLARAPKLVEMIAAVPEADRAALLPRLRAKPVRTASGIAVVAVMSKPHRCPHIATTGNICVYCPGGPDSDFEYSTQSYTGYEPTSMRAIRARYNPYVQTRSRIDQLKRLGHSVDKVEFILMGGTFMSLPADYRDYFTRNLHDALSGHTSANVEEAVCYSEHSAVKCIGMTIETRPDYCLGPHLRQMLSYGCTRLEIGVQSTYEDVARDTNRGHTVAAVADCFCLAKDAGFKVVAHMMPDLPNVGVERDLESFREFFESPSFRADGLKIYPTLVIRGTGLYELWKTGRYRNYPPELLVDIVARILSMVPPWTRVYRVQRDIPMPLVTSGVEKGNLRELALARMEDLGLKCRDVRTREAGIQDIHHKIRPDEVELVRRDYAANEGWETFLSYEDTRQDILVGLLRLRKCGRNVTCPELVGRCSIVRELHVYGTAVPVHGRDADKLQHQGYGTLLMEEAERIARKEHRSKKLAVISGVGTRHYYRKLGYELEGPYMVKCFA is encoded by the exons atggccgccgccgccgccgtggcggcCGAGCAGCCGCGCCGCCGGAAGCCGGCGCCGGGGCGCGGGGGCGTGGTCCTCCAAGCGGGTCtctcggaggaggaggcgcgcgTGCGGGCCATCGCGGAGATCGTCTCCGCGATGGGGGAGCTCTCGCGGCGCGGGGAGGACGTGGACCTGAACGCGCTCAAGTCCGCCGCGTGCCGGCGGTACGGGCTAGCGCGGGCGCCCAAACTGGTGGAGATgatcgccgccgtgcccgaggcCGACCGCGCCGCGCTGCTGCCGCGGCTGCGCGCCAAGCCCGTGCGCACGGCGTCCGGCATCGCGGTCGTCGCCGTCATGTCGAAGCCGCATCGGTGCCCCCACATCGCCACCACTGGAAACATCTGCGTGTACTGCCCGGGCGGCCCCGACTCTGACTTCGAGTACAGCACACAGTCCTACACCGGATACGAGCCCACCAGCATGCGCGCCATTCGGGCAAG GTACAATCCGTATGTGCAAACCAGAAGCAGGATAGATCAGTTAAAGAGGCTAGGGCATAGTGTGGATAAG GTTGAGTTCATCTTGATGGGTGGGACTTTCATGTCATTACCAGCTGATTATCGTGATTATTTCACCAGAAATCTTCATGATGCTTTATCGGGTCACACTTCTGCAAATGTTGAGGAGGCTGTTTGTTATTCAGAACATAGTGCTGTCAAATGTATTGGTATGACAATTGAAAC GAGACCTGATTATTGTTTGGGGCCTCATCTGCGCCAGATGCTATCTTATGGTTGTACCCGCTTAGAAATTGGTGTTCAGAGTACATATGAGGATGTTGCCCGTGACACAAACAGAGGCCACACGGTGGCTGCTGTTGCTGATTGTTTTTGTTTGGCAAAAGATGCTGGGTTTAAG GTGGTTGCCCACATGATGCCAGATTTACCTAACGTTGGAGTTGAAAGAGACTTGGAAAGTTTCAGAGAATTTTTTGAAAGTCCATCATTCCGGGCTGATGGCCTAAAGATTTATCCAACTCTTGTGATTCGTGGAACTGGTCTTTATGAACTCTGGAAAACTGGCAG ATATAGAAATTATCCACCTGAGCTATTGGTGGATATTGTGGCAAGGATTCTGTCTATGGTACCACCATGGACACGAGTGTACAGGGTCCAGAGAGATATCCCTATGCCTCTTGTCACTTCTGGTGTCGAGAAAGGTAACCTTCGTGAGCTTGCTTTGGCTCGAATGGAAGATTTGGGCTTAAAATGCCGAGATGTCAGAACCCGTGAGGCAGGGATTCAG GATATCCATCACAAAATCAGGCCAGATGAAGTAGAGCTTGTCAGGCGTGACTATGCTGCAAATGAGGGTTGGGAGACGTTCCTCTCATATGAGGATACACGACAG GATATCCTGGTTGGCCTGTTGCGCTTGCGTAAATGTGGCCGTAATGTTACATGCCCCGAACTTGTAGGGAGGTGTTCAATTGTCCGTGAGCTTCATGTCTATGGAACTGCAGTCCCAGTGCATGGTCGTGATGCAGATAAACTACAGCACCAG GGATACGGAACCCTACTGATGGAAGAAGCTGAGAGAATCGCTCGCAAGGAGCACCGTTCGAAAAAATTGGCTGTCATCTCCGGAGTTGGAACTCGGCACTATTACCGCAAGTTGGGTTATGAGCTGGAAGGGCCTTACATGGTCAAATGCTTTGCATGA
- the LOC133924450 gene encoding 26S proteasome non-ATPase regulatory subunit 6 has protein sequence MDGGGEEGKQQPHLVLAHKLFLLSHPDVDDLAKVGLRADALAAVKSDDMAALYETLAADGVLEMDAALLAEMRARIEEEIRKLDEKIADAEENLGESEVREAHLSKSLYFIRVGEKEKALEQLKVTEGKTVAVGQKMDLVFYTLQIGLFYMDFDLISKSIDKAKNLFEEGGDWERKNRLKVYEGLYCMATRNFKKAASLFLDSISTFTTYELFPYDTFIFYTVLTSVISLDRVSLKQKVVDAPEILAVIGKVPHLSEFLNSLYNCQYKSFFIAFSGLTEQIKLDRYLQPHFRYYMREVRTVVYSQFLESYKSVTMEAMAAAFGVTVDFIDQELSRFIAAGKLHCKIDKVAGVLETNRPDARNAFYQATIKQGDFLLNRIQKLSRVIDL, from the exons ATggacggcggcggagaggaggggAAGCAGCAGCCGCACCTGGTGCTGGCGCACAAGCTGTTCCTTCTCTCGCACCCCGACGTGGACGACCTCGCCAAGGTCGGCCTCCGCGCCGacgccctcgccgccgtcaaATCAGACG ATATGGCGGCGCTGTACGAGACGCTGGCGGCGGACGGCGTGCTGGAGATGGACGCGGCGCTGCTTGCGGAGATGCGCGCCAGGATCGAGGAGGAGATCCGGAAGCTTGACGAGAA GATCGCCGATGCTGAGGAGAATTTGGGCGAGAGTGAAGTGCGTGAAGCCCATCTTTCCAAATCCTTGTACTTTATAAGGGTCGGGGAgaag gaaaaagcACTGGAGCAGCTTAAAGTTACTGAAGGAAAAACTGTAGCTGTTGGCCAAAAAATGGACCTTGTTTTCTACACATTACAAATTGGGCTTTTCTATATGGATTTTGATCTCATCTCAAAGTCCATTGACAAGGCCAAGAA CTTGTTTGAGGAGGGTGGCGATTGGGAGAGGAAGAACAGATTGAAAGTGTATGAAGGCCTGTACTGCATGGCAACTAGAAACTTCAAGAAAGCTGCCAGCTTATTCCTGGATTCAATTTCAACTTTCACGACTTATGAGTTGTTCCCCTACGATACATTCATCTTCTACACGGTCCTCACAAGTGTTATCTCACTGGATCGTGTATCTCTGAAACAAAAG GTTGTAGATGCACCTGAGATCCTAGCTGTAATTGGCAAAGTACCTCACCTCTCCGAGTTTCTCAATTCCCTCTACAATTGCCAGTACAAGTCATTTTTTATTGCATTCT CTGGCTTGACGGAACAGATCAAGTTAGACCGTTACCTGCAGCCTCATTTCCGCTACTACATGCGTGAAGTGCGCACTGTTGTCTATTCACAATTTCTGGAATCTTACAAGAGTGTGACAATGGAAGCAATGGCTGCTGCGTTTGGCGTGACAGTTGATTTCATTGACCA GGAATTGTCACGCTTTATTGCTGCTGGGAAGCTCCACTGCAAGATAGATAAAGTTGCTGGTGTCTTGGAGACAAACCGGCCTGACGCCAGGAATGCCTTCTACCAGGCAACCATCAAGCAGGGCGACTTCCTGCTGAACCGCATCCAGAAGCTATCACGAGTCATTGACCTGTAG
- the LOC133924449 gene encoding serine/threonine protein phosphatase 2A 57 kDa regulatory subunit B' theta isoform-like — MIKQILGRLPRKPGKAGDSRDAAAGNGNEPSNSYSVARSVEPGNKRAGNGDYPVPDGLSANPVMNGAVVYHSNEPLPAFKDVVASEKQNLFVKKVNLCCAVYDFADPTKHLKEKELKRQTLMELVDYVTSANGKFSEVIMSEITKMVSINLFRASSPTPRENKAIEGVDLEEDEPLMDPAWSHLQIVYEVFLRFVASQETDAKLAKRYIDHSFILKLLDLFDSEDPRERDYLKTILHRIYGKFMVHRPFVRKGINNIFYRFIFETEKHNGIAELLEILGSIINGFALPLKEEHKLFLVRALIPLHKPKCVSMYHQQLSYCITQFVEKDCKLSDTVIRGLLKYWPMTNSSKEVMFLGELEEVLEATQLAEFQRCMVPLFLQIARSMNSSHFQVAERALFLWNNDHIENLIKQNYKVLLPIIYPALERNARDHWNQAVRSLTLNVRKIFSDHDSAFFGECIQKFDNDELKQEESNLKREVLWKRLEDMVTSKSGENNLSGTPNGKFSQAAG, encoded by the exons ATGATTAAGCAGATCCTTGGCCGGCTGCCGAGAAAGCCGGGGAAGGCCGGCGACAGCCGGGATGCTGCTGCGGGGAACGGCAACGAGCCATCCAATTCTTACAGTGTTGCGAGGAGCGTGGAACCGGGGAACAAGAGGGCCGGAAATGGGGATTATCCAGTACCAGATGGCTTGAGTGCTAACCCGGTGATGAATGGGGCTGTGGTGTATCACTCCAACGAGCCACTGCCCGCGTTCAAGGACGTGGTGGCATCCGAGAAGCAGAATTTATTTGTGAAGAAGGTGAACCTGTGCTGTGCAGTGTACGATTTCGCGGATCCGACAAAGCACTTGAAGGAAAAGGAGTTGAAGCGCCAGACGCTTATGGAACTTGTTGATTATGTCACTTCTGCAAATGGCAAGTTCTCGGAAGTAATCATGTCGGAGATCACCAAGATGGTGTCGATTAACTTATTCCGGGCCTCCAGCCCCACCCCTCGCGAGAACAAGGCCATTGAAGGAGTAGATCTGGAGGAGGATGAGCCTCTCATGGACCCAGCATGGTCACACTTGCAGATCGTTTATGAGGTTTTCTTGAGATTTGTAGCATCACAGGAGACAGATGCAAAGCTAGCCAAGAGATACATAGATCATTCTTTCATTCTTAAGCTACTAGATCTTTTCGACTCAGAGGACCCCAGGGAAAGGGACTATCTAAAGACAATACTCCATCGAATATATGGTAAATTCATGGTTCATCGCCCATTCGTCAGGAAAGGAATTAACAACATCTTCTACAGGTTTATATTCGAAACAGAAAAGCACAATGGTATTGCAGAGTTGCTGGAGATCCTGGGCAGTATTATCAATGGTTTTGCCCTTCCGCTTAAGGAAGAGCACAAATTGTTCCTTGTTCGTGCACTGATCCCTCTTCACAAGCCAAAGTGTGTATCTATGTACCACCAGCAGCTATCGTATTGCATCACACAGTTTGTTGAGAAGGACTGCAAACTTTCTGACACAGTTATTAGGGGCTTACTGAAATATTGGCCCATGACAAACAGTTCAAAGGAGGTGATGTTCTTGGGTGAGCTAGAAGAGGTCTTAGAGGCAACCCAGCTTGCAGAATTCCAAAGATGCATGGTTCCACTCTTCCTTCAGATTGCCCGTAGCATGAACAGCTCTCATTTCCAG GTGGCAGAGAGGGCTCTGTTTCTCTGGAACAATGACCATATTGAGAATCTAATTAAGCAGAATTACAAGGTGCTATTACCTATCATCTATCCAGCACTTGAGAGAAATGCCAGAGATCACTGGAACCAAGCTGTTCGCAGCCTGACATTGAATGTACGCAAAATCTTCTCTGATCATGATTCAGCATTTTTCGGGGAGTGCATACAGAAGTTCGacaatgatgagctcaagcaggAGGAATCCAATTTGAAGCGCGAAGTCCTGTGGAAGCGCTTAGAGGATATGGTCACCTCAAAATCCGGCGAAAACAACCTCTCGGGCACACCCAATGGCAAGTTCAGTCAAGCTGCTGGCTAG